The Corallococcus caeni region AGGGCGGTGGGGGGCACGGGGCGGAGGGCTCGGGACATCAGCGCCTCCTTGGTGCCCACCCGGTGCAGCAGCGCCGCCTGCGAGATGCCCAGCCGCTTCGCGATGTCCTGCAGCGGAGCGGACGGGCCCTGGGCCAGGAACACGGCTCGGGCGGCTTCGTCGATCTCCGGGTCGAGGACTCGAGGGGGACGGGACATGGGCGCGGGATTAGTTACTGACTGGTAGGTAACCAATCCGCGCCAGCCGTGCAAGGGGCCCGTCCTTCCGGGCCCCTTTGCGTCTCCAGCTTCCGAGGGACTCTAGAGGCGGCCGGCCTTGAGCTCGCCCACCAGGTGCGCGCAGGCGCGGACGGTGACGGCCATCATCGTCAGGGTCGGGTTCTGCGGGCCCTGCGAGGGGAAGCAGGAGCCGTCCATGACGTAGAGGTTGGGCACGTCCCAGCTCTGGTTGAAGGGGTTGAGCACGGACGTCTTCGGGTCCTTGCCCATGCGCGCGGTGCCCACCTCGTGGATGGCCATGCCGGGCTTGGAGAGCGTCTTGTTGATCTTCTCCACCGTGCAGCCGGCCTCCTCCAGCATCTCCTGGCAGGACGTGGCCGCGTCCTCCGTCATCTTCAGCTCGTTGTCGGAGTGCCGGCACTCGATGTGCGCCGCGGGGATGCCCCAGCGGTCCTTCACCGTGTCGCTCAGGGTGACGCGGTTTTCCGGGCGCGGGAGCATCTCTCCGAAGGGCACCAGGTGCATCTGGTCGTCGAAGGTGAAGACCTGCACGCCGTAGCCTCGCGCGAAGTCCGGGTGGCGCTCGGTGACGTTGCGGAACTGGGGGATGTACGCCCAGCCGTGCTCCTTCTGCTGCAGGTGCGAGGGCAGGCCCATGCGCGCCTCGATGCCCTGCAGGTACATGTGGTCCATCAGGTGCCGGCCCACGAGGCCCGAGCTGTTCGCCAGGCCGTCCGGGAACGCCCGGTTGCGCGAGTGCAACAGCAACCGCGTGGATTCAATGGTGCCCGCGGACACCACCACCACCTTCGCGCGTACCTCCTCGGACGTGCCGGAGTTCGCGTCGATGAAGGACACCCCCGTCACCTTGCCCGTGGTCGGGTCGTGCAGGATGTGGCTGGCGATGGCGTGCGAGCGCAGCGTGAGCCGCCCTGTCTTCAGCGCCGCGGGCAGCGTCACCGGCGCGTTCGAGGTGCGCCGGGCGACGACGTGGCGCTGGGGCCAGCGGGCCTTCACCTTCTCGCGCAGGCGGACCTCACCGGGAGACAGCGGCGCGGGGGCGGCGAAGACGGAGTCCGGCAGCGTGTCCACGCCGTCCGAGTTGCCGCGCAGGCCCATCCACCGCTCCACGACTTCGTAGGACGGCGCCAGGTCCGCGAGCGTCAGCGGCCAGTCCGGGCTCAAGCCGTCCAGGCTGCCCGCTCGGAAGTTGAAGTCGGACAGGCGGTAGAACTGGCGGCCGTGGCTCCTCACGCCGGTGCGCCCGCCCACCTGCCTCGCGCGGATCCAGGCGAACGGCGCGTCGTCCGGCGTCGTGTAGGGGTTGTCCACGTCATCCACGAAGGCGTGGGGATGGAAGGGCCAGGCGAAGCTCGTGGACTGCACGGACTGGCGCGAGGTCCGGCCGGAGTCCGACTCGATGCGGTAGCCCAGCTTCTGCTTCACGCGGTGCATCAAGTGGAGGGCCCGGTCCGCCTTCTCACTCCGGCCCGCCTCCAGCACCAGCACCTGGAGCCCGGCCTCCGTCAGCTGCTTGGCCGCCCAGCCGCCACAGGCGCCCGAACCCACCACCACCGCGTCATAGACCGTCTTCGACGTCTTCATGCCTGCTCACCCGGACGGTCTTTCTGCCGCCGCTGCTAAAGTTCGCCTAAACTGTAAACCAGGGGCCTGTTGGTGCCTATAGGGTCTAAGGGCCTGGAGGGTGCCAACACAAGCCCGGGGCGGGGGCTTCCGCCTCTGGTACTGGTCGCTTGCTGTCGGAGAGGGACGGACATGGCTGGGCTCTTGAAGCGAATCCGGTGGGGGCGGGTGCTGGGCGTGCTGGTGCTGCCCGTCCTGGTGGCGGCGCTGGCGCTGGCCGGCCGCGCGGCGTGGCGTTCCGAGCAGTACTTCCACTACCCGAAGCCGGCGGCGGTGCTGCCCGCGGACTTCGGCTCCGCGCGCGAGGTGACGCTGCGCACGGACGACGGGGTGGAGCTGCGCGGCTGGTACGTGCCTTCGCGGAACAAGGCGGCGTGGGTGCTGGCGCACGGCCTGTCACAGACGCGCATGGACCTGTTGCCGGAGGCCCGCGTGCTGCTCGACGCGGGCTACGGGGTGCTGCTGTTCGACCTGCGCGCGCATGGACAGAGCGGCGGCGAGACATCTACCTGGGGCGACAAGGAGCGCCAGGATGTGCGCGCGGCGCTGGCGTATGTGCGGGCGCAGCCGGACGTGGACCCCGCGCGCGTCGGGGCCCTGGGGTTCTCCATCGGCTCCGCGGCGGTGGCGGAGGTGGCGGCGAAGGATCCGCAGGTCGCGGCGGTGGTGCTGCTGTCGCCGTTCAACACGCTCTGGCTGGCGGCGGCCTATGACTTCCGGCGCTTCGGCGTCGTGACGCAGACGGGGGCGCTGATTCCGTTCTGGCGGCGGGGGATTGCGTTGGATGAGGTGCGGACCCTCGATGCGGTGGACCGCATCAAGCCCCGGCCCCTGTTCATCGTCGCGGGGACGGAGGAGTCCGGGCAGCCGCTGCTGGATGAGCTGTTCGCGCACGTCGCGCCGTATGCGCAGACGTGGCGCATCCCTGGCGCGTCTCATGGCAACTTCGTCGCGACCGCTCCGGAGGAGTATCCGCGCAGGCTGCGCGCGTTCGCGGATGCCGCGCTGAAGCCGGCTCCTGTCGTGGAGACGGCTCCAGCCGTGGCGCCGACGCCCTCGGTGGAGAAGAAGAAGGCTCCGGCGAAGAAGCCTTCACGGCGGACGAAGGCGGGGGCCCGCTGAACGGCGGCTACGCCTGCGCGGGCGGGGTGGCTTCGAGCTTCGCGAGCTGATCCAGGTACATGCGGCCCTTCACCGGATCCGTCATGTAGAGGAACGCCGCCATGCCCTTGAGCTGCTCCAGCGACTCGCCTTCGCGGCCGGGCTTGCCCTTCTGGCGGTTGTGGATGGCCGCTCGCAGGCGGCGCACCACGTCGCGGGGGACTCGCGCGGCGGGCGTGCCTTCCTTCGCCTCGTTCACCACGAGCCCCGTGACGCGCTGACGGCTGCCCTTGCGGGCGACTCGCGTCTTGTCCGGGTGCACCGTGAAGCCTTCCGTCTCCACCACGTCCTTCACTCGCGCCAGCAGCACCGCCACCGGGGCTCCCTGCGCGCGGCGGGCCTTGGGGGCCTTCGCCTTCGTCCAGGAGAAGGTCAGGTCGTCCGCGTAGCGCGTGTACGTGAAGCCCAGCTTGCGCGACAGCGCCGACAGCCGCTTGTCCAGGCGCAGGCACAGCGCGTTGGTGATGCCCGGTGAGGTAGGCGCTCCCTGCGGGAGGGCTCGCGGCCCCTTCGCCACGTGCAGCGTCTTGCCCCGGAAGGACATGCGCTCGCGCGGGGCTTCCGTGGACATCAGCGCCAGCAGTGTGGAGGTGTTCTCCGGCAGGCCTCCCTTGCGCAGCAGGCCCTTCACGCGGCGCCACGTCACCGTGGGGAAGAAGTCCTTCAGGTCCACCTTCACCACCACGTCCGCGCCCCGGTGCGCCAGCGCGTTGGTGAGGATGGAGCGCCCCGCCACGAAGCCGTGCGCCGCGCCGTGCACCGGCAGCCGCTCCACGACGTTCGACAGCACCCAGCGCTGCGCTTCCTTCAGCTCCGGCTTCGGCGACGTGATGGTGCGCTCGCCGCCCGTGCGCTTGGGGATGCTCCACGTCACGTAGTTGGAGCCCGTGTCCACGTCGCGGTGGAACGCGAAGCCGCGCAGCTTGGACACGCTCAGCCCCAGCGCCTTCGCCAGGTCCTCCGCCGAGTCCAGCGTGGGCAGGCCGTTCTGGCGCGCTCGCTCCTCGCGGTGCTCCAGGTCGAACTTGTCCGGCCCGCCGGCTTCGTTCCAGTGGATGCCCACGCCCAGGTGGTTCACGTGCGTGGCCTTCCACGCCTCGTGGGCCTGGCGCTCCAGCGCGCGGCGCTCCACCGCTTCGGCCTTCTTCTTCTCCTTCCAGGCCGTCTTCTCCTTCTCCTTCAGCGAGGAGAAGTCGACTTCATCCGCGAGCGCGCCCTTCGCCACGAGCTGCGCTTGCACCCATTCGTCGGTGCCGCCGGCGTCGGTGATGGCCTTCCAGCGCGTGAGGAGGGCGTCGTGCGCGGCCTTCGCGGCCTCGCGCTTCGCGGCGGTGTTGGGAGCGGCGGCGGGCGTGGTTTCAGCAACGGCCTGCGGCGGGGCGGCGGGGACGAACGACTCCAGCTTGGCGGTCATCGAGGTACCTTCGACGGGCGCGGCGGCTCAGGACGGGGTGCGGGACGAAGCGAGTAGTCGAGGGAGGCCAGGAAGGCACCACCAGCTCACCTGGGGCACGGTAGCCTCACCGGCTCTCCCCTCCGGTGCACTGGTACCCGGGTGGGAAAACGGCGGCTGCGTCGTTGGTTCCGCTTCCCGCCCGGGTACCAGTGCACCGGAGGGAGAGAGCCAAGAACAGGCTACCTTGCGGAGAGTGTCCAGCATTTCAACCAGAGCGGCGCAACGCCGCTCCCGCGCTCGAGGCGCTGAGGCTGATGCAGTCCAGACCTCTCTCGACTACTCGCTATTCAGTTGTCGTCCGGCACCTGAGTCCTTCCGGCCGCCCCGTCGGCGGCCGGGCCGTTGGTTGAGGGTTTACACCAGAGTCGAGGCCGCGTCGATGTAGCCGTCCGCGGTCAATTTCTCCAAACGGCTGAAGTACGCCGTCCGGGCTTCCGTGTCCGAGTCGAACCACAGGCGCTGGTGGCGCGAGTCGCCCAGGCGCGGGCCCCACGTGAGGGCCACCACCTTGCCGTCCAGTGACACGCGATACACCTGCTCCAGGCCCGTGGCCGGGTCCCGGCGCACGTACGCGCGCGTCTCCGCGCGGATGAGCTTGCGGCCCTCCGGCGTCTGCCGCAGCGCCTCTTCCTCGGCGCGGCGGCGCGCGTAGGCCAGGCGCAGCGCGAGCATGTGCTCGCACGGGCCTTCGCGCAGCCCGGAGCGGCGGAAGTGCGGACAGCCGCAGCCCGCGTCCTTCACGCGGCCTTCCAGGTCCATGGTGAAGCTGGGGAAGAAGCTGCGCACCGCCTCGCGGTCCACCACTTCGCCCTGGATGCGCGTGCCTTCACCGACGAGGTCGTGCACCTGCGTGAGCTTCACCTCGCCGGAGCCCGGGCCGCCGTCGCCGAGCAGGCGGTGGGCGCGGGCTTCCCGCTCGTTGCCGTAGCGCAGCGCGGCCTCGTCCACCGGGGTGGGCATCAGCTCGCGCGGGCGGTAGGTGCCGCGGGCCACGTCGAAGAGGACGCGGCCCCGGAGGCATTCGAGCTGGAGCGCGGCGCGCACCTGGTCCTTCGGGGCGCCCGCGTCCTTCGTCAGCACGTCGAAGGGGAGGGGGCCGTCCTGGCGCAGGCGCTGGCGCAGCTTCTCCGCCAGGCCGTCCGGCACGTCGCGCGGCATCAGCGCGTCGAAGGCGGCGGCGCTGGACCAGCCGCTCTCCGTCCAGCCGGTGAGCCCCAGCGTCAGCGTGGCCACGCCCAGGTCGATGACCCAGAACACCGGCAGGCCCGGACCCATGAGCTGCACGTGCACGCTCTTCGCGTGGGGCAGCAGGCGCGCGAGCGCGGCGAGGCGCTGACGGCCGAAGGTGCGCACCACCGCGGGCGCGCTGCCGGTGTACGCGCCGCCGTGGCACTCCAGCACCTGCTCCCAGGGCTCCAGCACCAGCCGGGGCGGCGCGCCGGGGACCAGCTCGAAGCGCAGCGCGCGGGGGGCCTTCTTCGAGCGGCGGGTGCGCAGCGCGAAGAGCAGGTTGTACAGGTCGATGGGCGCGATGGAGCAGGTGGTGGCCGGCAGCGTCGCGGCGGACTGCACCTGGAGGAAGCCTCGCAGCCAGGCGTGGGGGACCTCCACCGTGCGCGGGGCCCGGGGCTCCGTGGCCGGGGTGGCCTTCGCGGTGGGGGCGACGTGGGCCTCCAGCGTCACCGGGGCGTAGGCGCGCAGGCGGTCCAGCCGGGCGGGCAGGTCCTGCGGCACGTCCAGGAAGGTGGAGCCGTGCGCCGCTTCGCGCTTGTCGAAGAGGCTGTTGTCGAAGGCGAGGCGCGCGTAGGCGCTCTCGTCACGGGAGAAGACCTCCAGCGACACCTGGTCCGGATCCACCGTGAGGACGGGGTCCAGGACGGCGTCCTTCTTCTCCTCGCCCTCCAGCGCGTTGTCGAGGAAGGCCTTCTGCGCTTCCCAGATTTGAGCGCTGGCGCGCTTGCCCTGCTTCATCAGGTACGCGAGGTACGCGGTGCGGTCGCGGCCCCGGTAGCGCAGGTCGCTGGAGAGCACCGCGAAGGCGGCGGCCAGCGCGTCGCGGAAGAGGGTGGGGTCCTTCACCTGGCCACTGACGCCCACGGTGCCGCGCGAGCCCTCCAGGGCCAGCTGCACGCGCGAGGCGTCCGGCGTGACGACCACGTCGCTTTCCGCGGCGTAGTTCAGCGCGACGGGATGACGTGCGGTTGCGGTGCTCACGACGGTTGACCTTCCTTCCGGGCGCGCTCAGCGGCCCGGCGTGCACGTTTGTGGGCGCGGTAGGCCGCCTTGCGCAGCTCCACCGACTGCGACTTGTCGAAGGCCGCCGTCTTCAGCAGCTCCGCGGCGGCGTCTCCACCCAGCCGTCCCAGCGCGGCCCAGGCATCCTGCTTCACCTCGGGCTTCGCGTCGGCGGCCACGGACTTGAGCGGCTCCAGGTCCTTCTTCGCCAGGAGCGCGGGGACCGCGAGCCGGCGGGCCTCGCTGGCCGTGAGCGCGGACGAGGCCACCTTCGCGCCCGTGGGGCCCAGGGCCACCGGGTCGAAGGGCTTCACCTCCAGCGCCCAGGCCGAGGCCTCGGCGGGCACCAGCTCGGCCAGCACCGACGCGGCGGCGGAGCGTACGTTCGCGTCCGGGTCCCCCAGCGCGGTGCGCAGGGCCTGCGCCTCGTTCTTCGCCTTCATCCGTCCCAGCACCCGCGCGGCTTCCTGGCGCACGGCGGCGGGGGCCTGGGCTTCACCCTGGCGGAGGATTCCGGCGGAGGTCGCGACCAGCTCCTTCGCGCCCAGCCGTGAGCCCGCCCAGAGCAGGCGCTCCCAGGCGGCGGCCAGCGGGTCCTTCTTCGCGGGCTGCGCGGTGGCCCAGGCGGTGGCGGTGCGCCGTTCGGCGGCCACGAGCGCGCGGGTCAGCCCGGCCGTGTCCACGGCGCCGGCTTCGGGCGCGTCACCCGTCCAGGTGCCCACGAGCCGCGCGGCCTCCTCGCGGGCCTCCGGCTTGTCGTGGCCGAACAGGGCGATGACCTCCGGCACGGGCATCGCGCCACGGCGGGCGAGGCCTCGACGCAGGCGGAGACGCAGCTCCGCGTTGTCCAGCGTGGCCAGCCGGGGCACGAGCAGGGCCGGGTCGCCTTCGCTGGCGAGGTAGGTGGCGGCGGGCTCGGAGATGTCCTCGTGCTCGCTCTGCACGGCGAGGAACTCCACCCGCGTGCGCTCCTTGGGGAAGAGGACGTCCAAGGCCTTGCGCGCGGCGGCGCGAAGGTCGTCGTCCTCCTCGTTCAGCGCGGCGGCCAGCGCGGCCTCGGCGGCCGGGTCTCCGAACCTGCCCAGCTCCTCCGCCACCGTGCGGCGCACGTCGTCGTCGGTGTCGCCGTCGGCGAGCAGCGCCTCCAGCTTCACCCGGGCGCGCTCTCCGCCCAGGGCACGCAGGCCGCGCACGCCGGCTTCCTGGCGCTGGAAGGCGTTGCCATCCGTGGCCGCGGCTTCCACCTTCTCCTCGATGCGGCGGCGGTCCTCGCCATCGGGCATCCGGTTCGCGAGCCGGCCCAGCGCCTCGATGGCGGCGAACACCATGTCCTCTTCCGCCGGGGCGTCCGGGGTGCCTCCGCCGGCCACCGTCTCCAGCTCGGAGAGGGCGCGCACGTCGCCCAGGGTGCCCAGCGCGAGCAGGGCCCGGCCGCGCTCGTGCGGCTCACCGGCGCGCGCGTACAGGAGCAGGGGGCGCAGGGCGCTGGCGCGACGCTGGTGGGCGACGCCTTCCGCCGCGGGCAGCATCAGCTCCCGGGCCCCGGCGCGGAGGATCTCCTCCAGGGGCTCCACCGCCGCGCCCTCTTCCACCACGCGCTTCGAGTAGTGCTCCACGGCCGCCGCGCGCACGGTGACGTCGCGGTCGCTGAAGAGCTGGACGAGCAGCGCGTCCTGGCCCTCGCTCTTGCCGTGCTCCAGTTCGCGGGCGGCGGCCTTGCGGACCTCCGGGTCCTGGCTCTTCACCGCCACGCGCAGGAAGCGCACCGCGAGCGCCGCGTCACGCTTCTTCAGCTCGCGCTCGTCCTCGTCCAGCTTCTCCTGCTCCGGCGGCCAGGTGAGCTGCATCGCGGCCGTCACGCAGGTGAGGCGCACGAACGGGGCCTCGTCCTCCACGCTCTGGCGCGCGAGCACGTCCAGCGCGTCCACGCGGTGCGTGCGGCCCAGCGCGGCCACCAGCTTCGTGCGCTCCGGAATCTCCGTGGCCACCGACAGGCGCGCGGCGAGCGCGGCCACGGCGGCGGAGGTCCCCAGGCGGGCCAGGGCCTCCTGCGCGCGGCGGGTCACGGCCGGCGTCTCCGAGCGCAGGAAGGTGCCCAGCACCTCCACCGCCCGGTCGTCGCCCCGGAACGCGAGGAGCTCCGCGGCGCGCAGCCGCAGGTCCTCGTGCTCGCTGCCCATCGCGCGGCCCAGGGCCTCCGTGACGCGCGAGTCGTTGGCGCCCGCGAGCCGTTCAATCACGCCCACGCGCAGGTCGGCGTGCTCGCTGCCCAGCGCGGCCAGCAGCGGCTCCAGGCTGCCCGGCGGGCTGAGCTTCTCCAGCAGCTCGAAGGCGGACTTGCGCACCTCCGGCAGCGGCGAGTTGAGCGCCGCGGTCACGCGCGGACGGGCCTTGTCACCGCGCTCCGCCAGCTCCTCCAGCGCCGCGCGCGCCACGTCCGGCGCCAGCGACGCGAGGGCCAGCGCCAGCGGCTCGTCGCTGCCGGCGGGGTACAGCTCCTTGAGGCCCGCGAGCGCGGCGCGGCGCACGAGCTGGTGCGGGTCCTCCAGCGCGCGCAGCAGGGCGGCCACGGCGGCGGACGTGCCCGCGTAGCCTTCCTGCGTGAGCTTCACCACGCGGTCCACGGCGTCGCGGCGGACGCGGTGGCCTTCCTCGTCGCCCGCGGTCACCTGGCGCAGCAGGCCCACGTAGGCGCCGAAGGCGAGGCGGCGCAGGTGCTGACGCTCCGCCTGCGTCGCCGACTGCGGCGTCGCCGACGCGCCTTCCGCCGGCTTCACCGCGGAGAAGAGGCGGCGCAGCCAGCTCTTGCCCGTGGCGGAGGCCGTGCCCTGCTTCTCCGGCGTGGAGGGCTGCACCACGTGCGCGGCGCCCTGGGCGGTCTCCGGCTTCCAGGGAGCCTGGAGCGAGCTGGGCCGCGCGACCTTCTGCGCCTCGCGGAAGTAGTCCAGCGGCTTGTTGCGCAGCAGCAGCACCTGGGCCGCCGCGTAGCGCTGCTCCGGCTGACCGCTGGAGAGGGCTTCGGCGAGCCCAATCACGCGCTTGGCCCGCTCTTCCTCCGCGGGCCAGTCCTTCATGTCGCCGGCCTTCTCCGGACGCGGCGGCAGCAGCACTTCGACCAGGTGGGCGCGGTAGGCCTCCGGCTCCGTGCGCAGCTCCAGCGCGCGGGCCGCGGCGTAGCGCACCTCCGGACGGCCGCTGGACAGCGCGCTCGTCAGCAGGTCCGGCGGTCCGCCCTCGCGGCTGGCGCGCAGGTCCCGCGCGAGCACGATGGCGAAGACCATCTCCTGCACTTCGCGCGCGGAGTCCTCCAGGCCGTGCAAGAGGCCACCGTCGCCCTCGGGGCCCAGGGCCGCGAAGGCGAGGATGGCGCCCAGCCGGATGGGCAGGTGCTCATGGCGCAGGTTCCCGGTGAGCACCGGCAGCGCGCGCACGTCACCCAGACGCGCGAGGCCGTCCGCGGCCCACGAACGCGCCGCCACCAGCGAGTGGCCCAGCGCATCCAGCAGCGCGCCCTCGTCACCCCGGCGGCTCGCGGTGGCGAGACCGCGCGCGCCCTGCTCCTGGAGGTCCGTCAGCTCGTTGGGCAGGAGCGTGGTGGCATAGAAGCCCAGCAGGCGCCGCGAGCCCAGCGTGGCCAGCGCTCGCGACGCGCGGATGCGCAGGGGGACGAGGAAGCCGGGCGGGTACATCCGCTCCAGGTCCTTGTCCGTGATGAGCCCGCGCATGGGCTCGATGATGTCCTCCGCGCCGCGCGGGGCGAGCAGCTCCGCGGCCCGCACGCGCACCGGCAGCGCCGTCGCCGCGATGCCCGCGAGCAGCGGCCCGTTCTCGTTCGGGATGAGCTTGTCGAGCGACTCCAGCGCCGCGAACGCCACGTCCAGGTGCTCGTCCTGCACGCGCTTGAGGAGCGCGGAGCGCATGGCTTCCGCCGGGGCGTGCACGGAGGCCTTGGCGGCCTTCTCGCGCAGGGCCGGGTGCGGGGTGTTGAGCGCGGCCAGGTGCGGCTCCGGCTTCTCCTTGCCGGCCAGCTTCACCCACGCCTCGTAGGCGGCGGTGGCCACGCCCGCGTCGCGGTCGTCCACGGACTTCTTCAGCCGCTCCAGCGCCCAGTCGTCGGTGCCCTTCTGCGCGAGCACCTCCACCGCGCGGGTGCGCAGGTCCGGGAAGCGGCCCGCCAGCGCGCGGTCCAGCGCCTTCACCGGCTCCTGGTCGTTCCACGCCCACAGCGTGCGGAACGCCTCGCCGCGCACCTTGGCGGATTCGTCCTCCAGCGCGTCGCCCAGCAGGCCTTCCGCGCCCTCCGCCTTCGCGCCCAGCTTCACCAGCCGGTCCAGGCCGCGCACGCGCACGTCCTCGTGGCCGGAGCGCAGCGCGGCCTCCGCGGCGGACAGCGGCGCGTCCGAGTCCAGCGCCACCACGGCCGTCAACGCCGCCGCGCGCACGTCCCCGTCCGCGTCGTCCAGCATCCACACCAGCCGCTCGCGGGCGCGCGGATCCTGCAACGCCTGGAGCGCGGTGGCCGTCTCGCGGCGGATGGCGGCGTCGTCCTCGCGCGACAGCTGGAGCAGCGCGCCCAGGGCGCGGCCGTCACCCAGCTGCGCCAGCACGCGCGCTCCTCGCACCGCCGTGTCCGGCATGCGGCACGCCATGGCGGCGAGCAACGGCTCCAGGTCCGCTTCCGTCAGCGCCGTGCCGGCGGCCGTCTTTCCGAAGAGCTGCTCGCGCGAGGCGGCCAGCTCCGCGTCGGTGGTGAACTTCGCCTCCGCGTCCCCGGCCGTGCGCCTGGCCTGGAGCGTCAGCATGCGGGCCACTTCCCGCACCGTGCGCGCGAACTCCTCGTCCTTCGCCTCCAGCGTGGCGGCCAGCGGGCGGCGCTCCAGCACGCGCACCGCGAAGGCCACGCGGCGCACGTCCCGGTCCGCGTCGTCCAGCGCGCGCGCCACCAGCGGCTGCAGGCGCGGGTCTCCCAGCAGGCCCGCCACCGACGCGCGCAGCAGCACCTCCACCTTGAGGGCCGCGGGGCCGCGCTCGAAGGCGAGCTTCAGCGGCTCCGTGCTGCCCTTGGGCGACACGGTGGTGAGCGCGTCCAGCGCGGCGGTGCCCACCTCCGCGTTCGTGTCCGGCAGCTTGCTGGCGATGAGCCCCGGCACCAGCGGCGACGCGCTGCCTGGCTTCGCCAGCAGGCGCAGGCCCTGCACGCGCGTGTCCACGAAGCGCGAGTCCAGCGCCGCGCGAGGGGCCGCGAGCGGAGACTCCGTCTCCAGCTTCGTCAGGGCCTCCAGCGCCGCGGCGCGCACCGTCTTGTCGTCGTCGTTGAGCCGCTCGCGCAGCTTCGCCCGCGCGGCGGTGCGGCCGTGGTTGCCCAGCTCCGTGGCCGCCAGCCGGCGCGCCACGAGGTCCTTGTCCGAGGACAGCACGCCCAGGACGAAGTCCAGCGCCTCCGGCTCCTGGAGCGCCACCGCCTCCTTCACCGCGGCCTCGCGGCGGGGGAGGGCGGCCTTCAGCGCCTCGTTGAGGACGTCGAAGCCGTGCCCGTACGCCGTCGTCTCGTCCGTGGGCTTGCCGTCCGTGCCCAGCGTGATGCGCGTGACCCGGCGGTCCTCGCCGCCCACGAAGAGGAAGCCCAGCAGCTGCTTCGCCTGACGGGGGTTCGCCGGGGGCGCGAAGGCCACCGCGCTCAGGGCCTTGCTGCCCAGCTCGAAGGTGCGCGGCTTGCGGCGCTCGTCCAGGCGCCAGACCTTCAGCCTGCCGTCGCTGCCCACGGACGCGATGCGCTCCGCGGGGTCCTGCCCGGGTTCCGCCTGGGGCGTGGGCGGGAACACCAGCCCCAGCACGGAGCCCGCGTGGCCGCTGTCCTTGTCGCCGCGAACCTCGAACTCCACCGCGCCGACGAGGTAGCCGATGCGCAGCTTCCCGTCGTCGCCCGCGGAGACGAGCCGGCCGTCGCGCGGCGTGAAGGCCAGCGCCCGCACCGCGCCCTCGTGGCCCGGCATGTCACGGCGCGCACCCGTCGCCACCGTGAACGCGCGCACCACGCTGTCATCGCCCGCGCAGGCCACGTACGTGTGCGTGGGGTCCACCGCCACCGCGCGCAGCGGCTGCGACGACGCGCTCCACTCCTTGAGCTTCTTCGTGCTGTCCCAGTCCCAGGCGCGCACGAAGCCGTCCACGCCGGCCGTGTAGAGCACCTTGCCGTCGGGGCTGGCCGCCACCGCCGTGCAGCCGCCGGGGTGCGCGTTGTGGAGCTGGAACTTCACCGTGCCGTCGGTGAGCGACCCGAAGCGCACGGTGCCGTCCGCGCCCGCCGCGGCGAACTGCTCGCCGGACAGCGCGAGGCCCAGCACGTGCGCGGGCAGCGGGCTGGTCCACAGGACCTTGTTGTTCGCTGCGTCGTACGCGGTGAGGCGGCTGTCGGCGGCCGCGCGCGTACCGCCCACGAGCAGCAGGCGCGCATTGGCGGCGAGCGCACGGACCTTCTCGATGTTGCCGATGGAGAGGTTGGCCATGGTGTCGTTGTCCTAGATGCCGCCGAGCTGCACGCCCGGGTGTGCCGCACGCAGTTGCACCAGCGAGGCCAGGCAGCTCTGCCACTCGCCCTTCGCCACGGAGCCGGTGAACTCGCCCAGCACGGGCGCCACCACGCGGGCGAAGCTCTCGTCTTCCAGGCCCAGGTCGCGCACCAGCTCCACCACGCGGCGCTTGGCCACGCTCGCGGACAGCCGGCGCTGCACGTCGCCCTCACGCGCTTCCTTCGCGCGCCCGGGCGGCAGGC contains the following coding sequences:
- a CDS encoding HEAT repeat domain-containing protein, with protein sequence MANLSIGNIEKVRALAANARLLLVGGTRAAADSRLTAYDAANNKVLWTSPLPAHVLGLALSGEQFAAAGADGTVRFGSLTDGTVKFQLHNAHPGGCTAVAASPDGKVLYTAGVDGFVRAWDWDSTKKLKEWSASSQPLRAVAVDPTHTYVACAGDDSVVRAFTVATGARRDMPGHEGAVRALAFTPRDGRLVSAGDDGKLRIGYLVGAVEFEVRGDKDSGHAGSVLGLVFPPTPQAEPGQDPAERIASVGSDGRLKVWRLDERRKPRTFELGSKALSAVAFAPPANPRQAKQLLGFLFVGGEDRRVTRITLGTDGKPTDETTAYGHGFDVLNEALKAALPRREAAVKEAVALQEPEALDFVLGVLSSDKDLVARRLAATELGNHGRTAARAKLRERLNDDDKTVRAAALEALTKLETESPLAAPRAALDSRFVDTRVQGLRLLAKPGSASPLVPGLIASKLPDTNAEVGTAALDALTTVSPKGSTEPLKLAFERGPAALKVEVLLRASVAGLLGDPRLQPLVARALDDADRDVRRVAFAVRVLERRPLAATLEAKDEEFARTVREVARMLTLQARRTAGDAEAKFTTDAELAASREQLFGKTAAGTALTEADLEPLLAAMACRMPDTAVRGARVLAQLGDGRALGALLQLSREDDAAIRRETATALQALQDPRARERLVWMLDDADGDVRAAALTAVVALDSDAPLSAAEAALRSGHEDVRVRGLDRLVKLGAKAEGAEGLLGDALEDESAKVRGEAFRTLWAWNDQEPVKALDRALAGRFPDLRTRAVEVLAQKGTDDWALERLKKSVDDRDAGVATAAYEAWVKLAGKEKPEPHLAALNTPHPALREKAAKASVHAPAEAMRSALLKRVQDEHLDVAFAALESLDKLIPNENGPLLAGIAATALPVRVRAAELLAPRGAEDIIEPMRGLITDKDLERMYPPGFLVPLRIRASRALATLGSRRLLGFYATTLLPNELTDLQEQGARGLATASRRGDEGALLDALGHSLVAARSWAADGLARLGDVRALPVLTGNLRHEHLPIRLGAILAFAALGPEGDGGLLHGLEDSAREVQEMVFAIVLARDLRASREGGPPDLLTSALSSGRPEVRYAAARALELRTEPEAYRAHLVEVLLPPRPEKAGDMKDWPAEEERAKRVIGLAEALSSGQPEQRYAAAQVLLLRNKPLDYFREAQKVARPSSLQAPWKPETAQGAAHVVQPSTPEKQGTASATGKSWLRRLFSAVKPAEGASATPQSATQAERQHLRRLAFGAYVGLLRQVTAGDEEGHRVRRDAVDRVVKLTQEGYAGTSAAVAALLRALEDPHQLVRRAALAGLKELYPAGSDEPLALALASLAPDVARAALEELAERGDKARPRVTAALNSPLPEVRKSAFELLEKLSPPGSLEPLLAALGSEHADLRVGVIERLAGANDSRVTEALGRAMGSEHEDLRLRAAELLAFRGDDRAVEVLGTFLRSETPAVTRRAQEALARLGTSAAVAALAARLSVATEIPERTKLVAALGRTHRVDALDVLARQSVEDEAPFVRLTCVTAAMQLTWPPEQEKLDEDERELKKRDAALAVRFLRVAVKSQDPEVRKAAARELEHGKSEGQDALLVQLFSDRDVTVRAAAVEHYSKRVVEEGAAVEPLEEILRAGARELMLPAAEGVAHQRRASALRPLLLYARAGEPHERGRALLALGTLGDVRALSELETVAGGGTPDAPAEEDMVFAAIEALGRLANRMPDGEDRRRIEEKVEAAATDGNAFQRQEAGVRGLRALGGERARVKLEALLADGDTDDDVRRTVAEELGRFGDPAAEAALAAALNEEDDDLRAAARKALDVLFPKERTRVEFLAVQSEHEDISEPAATYLASEGDPALLVPRLATLDNAELRLRLRRGLARRGAMPVPEVIALFGHDKPEAREEAARLVGTWTGDAPEAGAVDTAGLTRALVAAERRTATAWATAQPAKKDPLAAAWERLLWAGSRLGAKELVATSAGILRQGEAQAPAAVRQEAARVLGRMKAKNEAQALRTALGDPDANVRSAAASVLAELVPAEASAWALEVKPFDPVALGPTGAKVASSALTASEARRLAVPALLAKKDLEPLKSVAADAKPEVKQDAWAALGRLGGDAAAELLKTAAFDKSQSVELRKAAYRAHKRARRAAERARKEGQPS